The Desulfuromonadales bacterium genome includes a region encoding these proteins:
- the nuoF gene encoding NADH-quinone oxidoreductase subunit NuoF: MTEARVFFNFEVTADSHTLAAYRRRGGYQALERALYSLQPTGVEAEVTLSGLRGRGGAGFPTGKKWSFVDKASPVVYLCCNADEGEPGTFKDRWVFEQAPHQLIEGVLLAAYALRVRHAFIYLRGEFDLPLRRLRAALMEAQDAGLVGERILGTDFSCDIIVHRGAGAYVCGEESSLLTSLEGFKAYPRNKPPFPAVKGLYQAPTVINNVETLATVPWIIAHGGAAYARLGAEKNSGTRLFGISGHVERPGLYERPTGYPLKMIIFDDAGGIRGGKPLKAVIPGGSSTPILKAAEIDGITLDAESVAAAGSMLGSGGIIVIAEGTCMVRLLQVLSRFYRHESCGQCTPCREGSAWMDKIVGRIVAGNGDKGDLERLESITRGIMGNTVCALGDAASMPVVSFLRKFREEFEYYIEHGRSMNGGRLEI, encoded by the coding sequence ATGACCGAAGCGAGAGTCTTCTTCAATTTCGAGGTGACGGCCGACTCCCACACCCTGGCGGCCTACCGCCGGCGGGGAGGTTATCAGGCGCTGGAGAGGGCACTGTACAGCCTGCAGCCGACCGGGGTCGAAGCCGAAGTCACCCTCTCCGGGCTGCGCGGACGGGGCGGTGCCGGCTTCCCGACCGGGAAAAAATGGTCCTTCGTCGACAAGGCCAGTCCGGTGGTCTACCTCTGCTGCAACGCCGACGAGGGGGAGCCGGGAACCTTCAAGGACCGCTGGGTCTTCGAGCAGGCGCCGCACCAGTTGATCGAAGGGGTGCTGCTGGCCGCCTACGCCCTGCGGGTGCGCCATGCCTTCATTTACCTCCGCGGCGAGTTCGACCTGCCCCTCCGGCGCCTGCGCGCCGCGCTGATGGAAGCGCAGGACGCCGGGCTGGTCGGGGAGCGCATCCTCGGCACGGACTTCTCCTGCGACATCATCGTCCACCGCGGCGCCGGCGCCTATGTCTGCGGGGAGGAATCGAGCCTGCTCACCTCGCTGGAGGGGTTCAAGGCCTACCCCCGCAACAAGCCTCCTTTCCCGGCGGTCAAGGGGCTCTACCAGGCGCCCACCGTCATCAACAACGTGGAGACGCTGGCCACGGTCCCCTGGATCATCGCCCACGGGGGAGCGGCCTACGCCCGCCTCGGCGCCGAAAAGAACAGCGGCACCCGCCTTTTCGGCATCTCCGGCCACGTCGAGAGGCCCGGCCTCTACGAGCGGCCGACCGGCTACCCGCTGAAGATGATCATCTTCGACGACGCCGGCGGCATCCGCGGGGGGAAACCGCTCAAGGCGGTGATCCCCGGCGGCTCTTCCACCCCCATCCTGAAGGCCGCGGAAATCGACGGCATCACCCTCGACGCCGAATCCGTGGCAGCGGCCGGGAGCATGCTCGGCTCCGGCGGCATCATCGTTATCGCCGAGGGGACCTGCATGGTGCGCCTGCTGCAGGTGCTCAGTCGCTTTTACCGCCACGAGTCGTGCGGGCAGTGCACCCCCTGCCGCGAAGGGTCCGCCTGGATGGACAAGATCGTCGGCCGGATCGTTGCCGGCAATGGGGACAAGGGGGATCTGGAGCGTCTGGAGAGCATTACCCGGGGGATCATGGGGAACACCGTCTGCGCCTTGGGCGACGCGGCCTCCATGCCGGTGGTGAGTTTCCTCAGGAAGTTCCGGGAGGAATTCGAATACTACATCGAACATGGCCGCTCGATGAATGGCGGGCGGCTGGAAATCTGA